A stretch of DNA from Vibrio rhizosphaerae:
TTGGGCGAATTCCCTCTCGCGACCTCTTTTGGTATCTACAACGAATATACCGAAGACTGGCGCAGATGGTTTGCCGAAGCAGGCCACCCGCTCCCCGACGACCTGCAACTCCATAAATTCAGTCACTTACTGCTCGCCTATGAAGCAGCCAAATATTCGCTTGGTATCGGTTTAATCAATGACTATATGTTTAATGAGGATAGAACCAGAGACGATCTGATCCGCCTGCCGACCCACCATATTGAAACCGGCGACGAATTTTACTTTGCTTATAAGTATTCAAGGCGAAATGAACCGGGCATTGCGGAAGTCAAACGATGGTTAATCCATGAAGCCGCAGGGCTGCAGTCAGACGACTGAGGGAGGCACCCTCACGCCCTCAATGACTCCCCCGAATGAACAATGGATACCATTGTTACTGGTCTACGAATAATACTCATTATTCGTCAATTATCTTAAAGCACCACTCATTCTCCTTGCGCTGAATGAACTCTATTTTTTCATGCAGAAGAATTGTTTTCAAAATCTCGGAGAGACGTTGGTTGATCTCTTCATTCGATGTATATGTCTTATCGTCTTCAATAATCATAATATGCATTCTCCTATTGAGTCATGATTAGACTATTGTTTACATAATGAAGCATTTCTATCACTGACTCGTGGTTTGAAAGTTTTTCTCTACCGCTTGCCAATCTTGGGGAATAGTCAACTATTGCAGCTAACATGGCTTCTTTTTCCTCAGCTGTATCGATTAATTCTTCTGATAAAATAGCTTTACGGCAGACACGAATCGATTCATCTAATCGACTTAAATATGTCGTGATATTCTTAAATGATTTGTTTTCGCTAAATTTTTCAGCTTTATGGTTTACCTTTTTTTTCCCATTAACATCATCAATATAGTAATAAATAAATTTTTTCCTGTATTCTCCACGATCAAGTGCATCGACTTTCTGTTTAATTCTCATCGCTTCATGATCACCTGATTCAGCAGCCTTTTTTAAAATACTGTAAATATCAACCAAATAGGCATATCGTGATAAATCATGATCATGGAGACCCAAGTCGATGCCTGACCCGACAGGATATCCGGATAGCGCACTCGTCACACCCGGTAATTTTGCGAGAGATTCTGCAGCAAGACCAGTGGCAAACCATTGAGATGCAGCAGCTCCGGTCCCGCCACCCGTCGCGCCAAAATTCATCTTGGCCAATACAGAATGAGGAAGGGTCTCTGAGCCTTTCGGTACTGCAACCCCCGCAGGTGTTAATACGATATGTGTATTGCCATTTTGGGGTTTCGATAGCGTATTCGGAACTTCGGCTTTCGAATCACTGGAATAGAAGTAATAATTGGGTATCAAGGGATCGATGACTCCCTCCTGACGTTTATAACCCAGTACAAATTTTGCAGGTGTTCCAGAGGAAGGTTCAGAGCCAACCTCTAACCCGATGGTTGTATTGGTAAAAAAAACCAAATGCTGATTTGAAGCACAGGCAGTTAATATTCCAGAAAGAAGTAATACACAGAGTTCACCTTTCATAATAACCCCCTAATAATATGATTTATTTAAAGGTGACACTTCCTTCTGATCTCTTTTTATCGACTACAAAAATTTCACCTATTTTACTTTCACAATGACTTGACAGTTTTTCATCGATTTCCATTTTTTTGTTACTAAAATAACCCAAACCAAATGTGACTACGCCAATTTTTATGCCACTGCCTTCAAGCGATGAATAAATACAGCCAGGTGTCTGTTTATTTTCATAATTAAATGCTCCCAAATAGACATCACCATCATATATAACCAAATATTTATGGGAACATCCGCTCAGTAGCACGAATAACGCGAATAACAAAGATTTACCCACAAATACCATTATCTTTTACCTAAATAAATCAGCATAAAAATGCGAATGCATAATATAAAATTAGTTGCAATGGGTGGGTGTGAGCATATTTTTTTTACAAACTGACATTATTATCACAAAGCCGACACTGAATATGACATCCCTTTCAATCAAAACATTGTCTGTCTAACAAAAATATCGAATCTATCGCTCAATATCTCTGTCAGAGAACGAGCCCTATCATTGGATGGCAAACAAAAGCTTTTGGCCATTCACCGGCCAAAAGCTTTCGTGACGACATGACAAGGAATGTCTCGTGTGCGCAAGCTTCACGAACAAAATCATGATGATAACGAATCAGAATGAAGCCGCAGGTTGCAGTCATACGACGGAGGGAACGTTATTTTTTATATCGGTGATATAAAGCCTCGACCGAGTATTCAAACAGTTCTTTAATATGATGCTTTGCCTCTGCAATCGAAACCACTTCAAAATCAGCCGACACCGATTTGCGGCCAAATATCCGCATCACACCGCGTTGATAAACCACATCTAAATCTAAAAACCCGCGATCAGTTTCTACCGGGGTAAATTGATAACTGGCATATTGCCCCTCAGCATCGCCAAGAATAAAAAAGAAACCACCGCCTTCACCAAGCGTCTCAAATAGCGCCAATTCCTGAGCCCAAGGATAGTTATCAATGACTTCGCAAGCTTCACGATGAGATTTCAACGTTCTTTCATGATCCACCAGCTCGGTTCCGCCTTCACGATGTTGATAAAAAACTTTTACTATACTCACAGAATAAAACCTTCCCTATTCAGACTGATAAATGCCAGAAATGGCCTCAATGACAATTCCCGCTCAGTCATATCACAATATAAATTTGGGGAAAAGTAATCACTCTCATAGTTTGGCATGTCATTCCATTTCTCCCACAAATCACTTCTTAGAAACATCCGGACAGCGCCCCAACAAGTCAAAAGCAGACCGTACAGGCCCGATTTTATGACTTTTGAATATGTTGATATATCTGATACTCTGCTATAAATTTTTGATTACAATAAGTCAGTTATTTATGGAATTACATTTATCTCTTGAACAAAAAAACTATTCCCTCGGAGACATCTTGAGAGGAAAGGTTGAGATTACACTCAATTCGCCAAAAACATTTTACGAAATTTATGTTAACTGCTATTGCGAATTACGGAGTCGCTATACTCACGAAAAATTCGAGTCATATAAAATCGTCCTTCGCTCCGATGAGTCTCCCCTACCGGCAGGCAAACACAGCTTTTCTTTTGAGTTTGAGGTGAATACCTATCCGATCAGCTGGCAAGGCGAGAATTTATCGACCAACTGGTACGTCATGGCATATGCAGATATTCCCCTCGGGCGGGATAAAAAAGTCATCAGAGGCATCACGATTGATTATGCACCATCAGAAAAATCAATCCCCTTCAATCCGGTTTTCGTGGCGGATAACCTCTTGGGAGGCGTGCGTCAATATGATATTTTCCACAAAAAATCCAATCAGTTATTCCGCCGCATCTTACCCGAAGAAGTCAAAGTCTATCAAGGAGAAGGCAATCATGAGTCATTTAAGCCTCATATTCGCTTAACACTATTTTCAATTTTTTTAAGTTTGTTGGCTATCCCCAGTCTATGGGCGCACTCCACCTTAGGTTGGATATGTATTGCCTTGTGGTTATTTTTCGTCCCTAAAACCTATTTTTACTATCGAAAGGAATTAGAACGCACTCGCTGTGGCCCTCTATCCGTCATCGTGGAAAAGCAAGACTTTAAACGTGGGCAAACCATCAATATCCAATACAATTTATCGCCTAAAAAAGCGGTGAACATTAAAAAATTCACGGTTCAACTCGAAATAATGGAAGTGTTTTACAAACGATATAACGATTATGACGATCGGAACAAAATGAAAATTGTCACTCACACGATCCCCATTCAAGAGATCATGAGTCGGGAAGATTTCATCCTGAAGCCCGGCGAATATCATGAACAAACGCTGGCGATTCCTTTACCACCGGATCTGATGCACAAAGTGCATACAGAGTGCCATCAAATATTGCCTCAGATAGGCCTGCACCTAGAAACAAAGCACGGTAATACCATCAGTGCATCGTTACCACTCAACATCACACCTTAGGTTCTTTCATTTGATGACAAACAAAAGGCTTTTGGCCTCATTCACCGACCAAAGCCTTTTGTGATAACATTACAAAGAAATATCTCGCTGTACGCCTGATTCACGAGCAAAATCATGATCATGACTAATCAGAATGAAACCGCCACGATAGTTGCACAAAGCTTGTGCCAAGATGACTTTTGATTCGAGATCGAGGTGATTATCAGGCTCATCAAGTAATAACAAAGGTTGTTCAGGTTGATGGCTGACGATCAACATCGCTAACTTCATTTTCTCGCCGCCACTCAGCGTATAACCCAAACGAAAAACACTGTCACGACGAAAACCAATCCCGGCCAGCAATGTTCTGGCATCGCTTTCTTTGAGCCCACCACACTGTTGCATCAAATTATCCATTATCGATAACTTGGGTTGAACCGTCCCAAAATGCTGATCAAGATAATACAATGGCGTGTTCAAACGCAGTTCCCCTTGTTGAAGAGCAACCTCGCCGAATAACGTTTTCAACAACGTTGATTTCCCACTGCCATTGTTACCTGTCAGATGAATCTTTTCATTGGCACAGACTTGGAACGAGATGGGCTGAGTCCGGCCAAACGACAATACACCGTCAAGCATCGAAACCACCTTACCTGCGTGGCTTTGGCTATCTTCAAGATAGAGCTTTTGCCCTTTCAGTTGCTCTTTTCTCACCTTTAATAACTGCGTTTTATTTTGGAGGTGAGCCTGACGAAGTTGCTCGTTTTTACTGCGACTTGAACCACTTGCGGTGGCTTTATCTTTTTTCGCATCGAGCAAGCTTTTTCCGTGGCTACCTGTCTGACGTAATTTGTTCCCTTGCGCCGCTCTTTGCTCTGCCTTTTCTCGATTGCGCTGAGCTTGTACTGCCAGCTTTTTTCTCTGTTTATCCACGCTTGCGAGCTGCCGCTCTACTGCTTGCAACTCGGTACGTTTCTGTTCAGCGTAAACATCGTAGTTACCACCAAATACTTGTAATCCAAGCCCGGACAGCTCCCAAATTTCTTCCATGTCACGCAGCAGTACCCGGTCATGACTAATGAGTAAAATCGCACCGTTGAACGCTCGCATCGATGCCAACAACCATTGCTTGGCCTGAACATCAAGATGGTTAGACGGTTCATCGAGAATCAGCAGCTCAACGTCACTGACAAAAATCTGCCAAAGCTGTAGTCGCGCTAATTGTCCCCCACTCAAACGGGCGCAGGGAAAGTCGGCATCTGGTGGTAATCCCAGCACTTCAAGTTGCTGAATGAGTTGTATGGGTAAATCCCACTGATCCCCAATCACATCAAACCAATGTTCTGAACAATCGCCGGCTTCAACCTGCTTTAACGCTTCAAGTATATGGTGTTTGCCCAAGAACTGCGCAATAGAAAGCTCACCGGATAGTAAATCCGACGGTTGCTGACGATACACTAAAAATGACTTGGGTAACGTCACCGTTCCACTCGATGGCTGTTGTTCGCCACTTAAAATTGAAGCGAGTATCGATTTACCCACCCCATTGCGACCAACCAAGCCGACACGATTTTTAATCATGGAACATGATAATTGTTGAAACAGCTTTTCACCGTTATCAAATTGATGACTGATGTTGTAAGCCTGTAATACTGGCATAGTTGCCTCCTGTAATGACAGGGACATCAGCCGTAGCTAGACAGTGACAAAGGATGACATCAATACAAATACCCAGTAAATACACGCGATTATCCGAGCAATTAGAGATTCAAAATGTATTTGTAAAGAAATATCGGAAAGTGAGCTACGCCGACTAACCCTGTAGATCCAAAAATAAAATGAGTAATGGATGACAGGTTTAGTTGTTCATATTGGCGTAATCTCCTCAAGAAGTGATGGGGAAAAGATACTGGATTCATACTCGTTTCGTCAAGGAACAGCGGCCTGAAAAGGCAAACTCAGGTTGAAATTGCGAGCTGTCTTTAAACTTTACTCAACGTAAAATCATCGATTCGAACCGATAAAAGGCTACCCGCGGGTAGCCTTTGGTTTAGTTGTGCCTTTTCTACCAAGATGCATGTTCATCCAAGAAACTAGTCACCCAGAACAAAGGCGCGTTCCAGTTGACTGTCACTTCATTCATTGTCCATGCACCGATATCATCGATCCAGCAGGTTTGCCCGGTACAATTGCCTTTCAGCGTCGCCGCAACCGGATCACTGAAATCCATAGAGTTCGGACCGCCTGAGATCACGCCGGGTGGAACAATCGGGAGATCAGGATTTTCAGAATGCGCCCAGAACCGATGATGAGGATTTTGCAGCGGATAAGTGCCATAGCCTGAAATATAAGAATGATCCATCGGGTTACGTCCTAACATATAGTCCATTGCATCAGACATTGCCTGTAAATACTTCTGGGTTTTCGTCCAGTCAAAAGCAAGTCCGAGGAAGATACTGCGGTTCATCAGATTCGAGTTTGAACCCCAAGGATATTGATCGCTCTGATAAGGAATCAGGTACCCTTGAGTCTTCACACTGGCCTCGTAGATATCCGCTGTTTTGAGAAGATTTGCACGCGCCTTCTCAATCGTGCTTTTATCGAGGCTATTGGGGACGAGCGCTAACGAAACCGTACCGGCGCTGCCCATATTTGCCCATGACAGGTCATCGCTGGTCGTCGGTGTAGTCAGATAATAAGGAGACTGCTCAAGCGCGGTTTTGTATTCACCCTTACCTGTCGTGACAAACAACTCAGCAGCAGCCCAGTAGAATTCATCCGCCAGATGGGTATCGCCATAAGGGCCGGAGCCGTTAAAGTTATCGTAGGCATACACATTGTTGTGAACATTAGCCGCCTGCCATGCTCTTTCAGCAGCAGATAAACATTTGTCTGCATAAGCTGCATCCAGAGGACGCCAGATCCGGGCGCATTGTGCCGCTGTCGCAGCCAGATTTAAGGTTGCCGCGGTGCTTGGATAGCTCAGGAAGCGTGGTTGAGGATCTTCATAAGGCGGCAGAGGCACACCGGTCCATTCTGCATCGGCAATTTTATGGAAAACCATGCCACCGGCATCGATTTCTGTCAGTTTTAACGCAGACAGATGACCGGACTGATCGCCAACCGGCACTGAAACTTTTTTATGTTCCGGGACTTGCATGGCCAGCATGAAATCCATCATCCACTTGGCTTCATCCAGTAAATCATTGTAGTGGTTGGACTGCTCAGGGATCTGAACCATACCATCCGCAAATGCACTGGTATGATCGGTTTTATAGAGATTCTCACGCTCGTAATAATTCATCAGAGTCCAGACCGAGATCCCGCCATTCACGACATATTTGCCGTGATCGCCGGCATCGTACCATCCCCCGGTGACATCCAGAGAGAAATCACAGCCGGGCCACTGATTCCCTTTGGCATCGATTTGATTAAAGCAGGTCACGATTTCTTGCGGATGACCGGCTGGCCGGGCTAAATCAGCACGCTGAACGTAGGCATTTTCAATCGCAATACCGCTGCGTTGTTGGTAGAAGAAAGACAGCGCATCATATTTCATTGTCTTGTAAACATCATGGCTGATATCAAACGGATGACTTTTCTGGCCGTTCACATCAAGCGTGACCTGCGCTTCCGGTGTCTGTACCTGACTGAAATCAGCAATCTGCACCTGCTCTCCTGAAGCACTGTTAAGACCAAATGGAATCGTCTGACCTTCAGCAATCACCTCTCCCTGAGCATCCAGCAACTGCCACGGCAACGGTGTCTGAGTATCGGTCTGAATGGTCGCCCGTTTTTTCGCATTTAACAGATAACCCACCTGATTGAGACGGACAGCGGAGCGCCGGTCTTCTTCTTGGTATCTCGGACCATACAAAGATATATCACTCAGGCACACGGTATTCCCCGGCTGTGCCCCGACCTGAAAAGCCAACTGTGCTTTTTTATCTCTGGCAGACGGTTTAATCTCAAATTCAAATGATTGCACCGTGTTATTTAAAGAGAGCAACTTATT
This window harbors:
- a CDS encoding arrestin family protein, with product MELHLSLEQKNYSLGDILRGKVEITLNSPKTFYEIYVNCYCELRSRYTHEKFESYKIVLRSDESPLPAGKHSFSFEFEVNTYPISWQGENLSTNWYVMAYADIPLGRDKKVIRGITIDYAPSEKSIPFNPVFVADNLLGGVRQYDIFHKKSNQLFRRILPEEVKVYQGEGNHESFKPHIRLTLFSIFLSLLAIPSLWAHSTLGWICIALWLFFVPKTYFYYRKELERTRCGPLSVIVEKQDFKRGQTINIQYNLSPKKAVNIKKFTVQLEIMEVFYKRYNDYDDRNKMKIVTHTIPIQEIMSREDFILKPGEYHEQTLAIPLPPDLMHKVHTECHQILPQIGLHLETKHGNTISASLPLNITP
- a CDS encoding ATP-binding cassette domain-containing protein — translated: MPVLQAYNISHQFDNGEKLFQQLSCSMIKNRVGLVGRNGVGKSILASILSGEQQPSSGTVTLPKSFLVYRQQPSDLLSGELSIAQFLGKHHILEALKQVEAGDCSEHWFDVIGDQWDLPIQLIQQLEVLGLPPDADFPCARLSGGQLARLQLWQIFVSDVELLILDEPSNHLDVQAKQWLLASMRAFNGAILLISHDRVLLRDMEEIWELSGLGLQVFGGNYDVYAEQKRTELQAVERQLASVDKQRKKLAVQAQRNREKAEQRAAQGNKLRQTGSHGKSLLDAKKDKATASGSSRSKNEQLRQAHLQNKTQLLKVRKEQLKGQKLYLEDSQSHAGKVVSMLDGVLSFGRTQPISFQVCANEKIHLTGNNGSGKSTLLKTLFGEVALQQGELRLNTPLYYLDQHFGTVQPKLSIMDNLMQQCGGLKESDARTLLAGIGFRRDSVFRLGYTLSGGEKMKLAMLIVSHQPEQPLLLLDEPDNHLDLESKVILAQALCNYRGGFILISHDHDFARESGVQRDISL
- a CDS encoding glycoside hydrolase family 9 protein, whose product is MKNIQSTVLAAIVCSLIGVNGSYAAQSSQHQDKVQNQQSSIVDILINGNFQGDTGWWASGGTFNTQDQRGCITFTDGGENPWDVVLGQSNLKLLKDEVYTLRFNAMAQNTANLTAVLQHDGEPYTNYMNKLLSLNNTVQSFEFEIKPSARDKKAQLAFQVGAQPGNTVCLSDISLYGPRYQEEDRRSAVRLNQVGYLLNAKKRATIQTDTQTPLPWQLLDAQGEVIAEGQTIPFGLNSASGEQVQIADFSQVQTPEAQVTLDVNGQKSHPFDISHDVYKTMKYDALSFFYQQRSGIAIENAYVQRADLARPAGHPQEIVTCFNQIDAKGNQWPGCDFSLDVTGGWYDAGDHGKYVVNGGISVWTLMNYYERENLYKTDHTSAFADGMVQIPEQSNHYNDLLDEAKWMMDFMLAMQVPEHKKVSVPVGDQSGHLSALKLTEIDAGGMVFHKIADAEWTGVPLPPYEDPQPRFLSYPSTAATLNLAATAAQCARIWRPLDAAYADKCLSAAERAWQAANVHNNVYAYDNFNGSGPYGDTHLADEFYWAAAELFVTTGKGEYKTALEQSPYYLTTPTTSDDLSWANMGSAGTVSLALVPNSLDKSTIEKARANLLKTADIYEASVKTQGYLIPYQSDQYPWGSNSNLMNRSIFLGLAFDWTKTQKYLQAMSDAMDYMLGRNPMDHSYISGYGTYPLQNPHHRFWAHSENPDLPIVPPGVISGGPNSMDFSDPVAATLKGNCTGQTCWIDDIGAWTMNEVTVNWNAPLFWVTSFLDEHASW